The stretch of DNA CGACGGCCTCCTGCGTGCGGCGGCCGACCGGCATCGGCGGGCGACGGCCGCGTATCCGCGCTCGTTCCGGTCGTGGGCGAATCTCGGCACGGCCCGCATGTGGAGCGGCGATCTGGTCGCGCTGCAGGCCCGTCAGGCCCTGGCGCGGAGCGACACCACGGCCGCCCGGGATCTGGCGGAGAGCGCCTTGGCGGCGTACGAGGACGCGAACCGCTCGCTGCAGACCAGTCTCGGGATCGACGGCACCCAGCGTGAGCTCGGTCGTCAGATGCAGATGGTGGCCGGGGCCGTGCTCGAACTGCCGCCCCTCGGCGAGCGGATCCCCGCCCTGCAGGAGCGGGTGCGGACCGGCCAGGGAGGCCGCCGGTGAGCCGCCTGCTCCGGGCCATCGCCTTGACCCTGCTGACGGCAGCCCTGTGCGGCGCGCCCGCCGGCGCCGCCCGCGCGACCGACCCCGAGGAGGGCGCGGTGCTCGATGCGGCCCGCGGCGAGAAGGTCGGACGCGTGCCGCGCGTGCCCTGGATCACGGGCGTCTCCTGGTCCGACATCGTGAGCCGCGCGGGCGACGAGGGCCGACCGCTCCTGGTCGACTTCACCGCCACCTGGTGCGGCCCCTGCAAGCTGCTCGACGTGATGGTCTTCACCGAGAAGGCCGTCATCGCCGAACTCGACAGCGTGGTCACCTTCCAGGTCGACATCGACAAGCCGGAGTACGCCGAGCTCAAGGCCCGCTTCGGGGTCGACGCCGTGCCCACCATCGCCTGGTGCACGCCCGACGGCGAACTCGTCGACAGCTTCAGCGGCTACGTGTCGTCGCGGCAGTTCCTGGAGATCGTGCGCGGATGGCGGCAGAACCGCTCCATCGATCGGGTGCTGAGCGACCGCCAGACGGCATCGCCCCAGGACGTCGAGGTGCTGCTCGACGTGGCGCGGCGCCAGGCCGAGCGCGGACGCGTGCGCGAAGCCGACGTGCTGTACCGGCGGGTGCTCAACCTGCGGCATTCCGCTCCGCCGGCCGAGGTTGCCCAGGGCCTGCTGGGGCTCGCGCGCCTGGCCCAGGCGGACGGCCGTCCCGACGAGGCCCGCCGTCTGGCCGCCCGCGTGGCCGACCTCGCTGCCGGAGGGGGTGCGCCGGCGATGGGTCAGTCCGATGCCGCCCGCACCGAGCGGCTCCTCGAGGCAGCGCTCTTCCAGGAGAGCATCGGCGACACCCTCGGCATGCTCGCCTCGTTCCGGACCCTGGCCGAGCGCGACGACCGCAATGTCGTCGCCCTGCACGGCTATGCCCGTGCCACGGTGCGCACGGGACGCGAACTGCCGGCCGGCACCAAGGCGGCCCTGCGCGCGACGGTGTACGGCGACGACGACCCGGATGTGGTCAGCACCCTGGCCGCCTGCTACTTCGCGCGGGGGATGGTCTCGCGGGCGATCCGGTGGCAGGAGAAGGCCGTGGCCGCCGCGCCCCACACCCAACGCTACCGCGACGAGCTGGACGTCTATCGGGCGGCCCGCGGCGAAGCGCCCGCCGGTCGTTCGCGCCGGGCGGTCCGCAGCGGCCACTGACCGGCCTCGGCAGCCTTCGGCCGGGGGTGCCGTCCGGTCCGACCGACCCTAAAGATCATGGTCCTGAAAAAGAGGCCGGCTCCGCGAAGCGGAGCCGGCCAAACGGCATGCCGGTGGGGGATTGGAGGGAGATACCGACAAGCCGCAAAGTCACTGATGGTGATGGAATCTTGAATTCTCCCTCCCGAATTCTTCATGATATAGTAGAAGATCCGCAGTCGTTCGGCAACCGGAAAAAGCCGTTTTCGGCCTCGATCGACGAAATTAATTTATTTTCCCGCTTTGTTTTTGCTTTTTGGTGTTGCAATGAGATCACGAAAACGAGATAAATCAAAATTGCAGAACGGCGACCTGGTCATGGACCCCGGTTTTTCCGTCCGCGTGATTTTCTGATTTGCCATCAGAACCGGACCGAAAAGACCCGGGATTTCGCTGGGAAATTCCCGGGCCTCTTCATTGAGTGTAATCTTTATCTAGCGGTACGTTTTTTCTGTCTGTCTTTTGTAAAGGTAGTAGGCCAGCGGAATGACCACCACCGTCAGCACCGTCGACAGCAGCGAACCCATCATCAGCGAGATCGCCAACCCCTGGAAGATGGGGTCGAAGACCATCACGAACGAACCGGTCACGACTGTGCCGGCCGTCAGGGCGATGGGCAGAAAACGCACGGCGCCCGCTTCGATCACGGCCTCCTTGAGTTCGAGCCCGTCCTTCAGCCGGGCCTCGATGAAATCGATCAGCAGCACGCTGTTGCGCACCATGATGCCCGCCAGGGCGATCACGCCGATCATCGAGGTCGCGGTGAAGAAGGCCCCGAACATCAGGTGGCCGGGAATGATGCCCACCAGCGTCAGCGGAATGGGGATCATCATCAGGATCGGCACCGTGAAGTTCTGGAACATGCCCACGATGAGCAGATAGATGATCACCAGCACGACGGCGAAGCTCACGCCCAGGTCGCGGAAGACCTCGTACGTGATGTGCCACTCGCCGTCCCACTTCATGACGTAGTTCTCCTCGGTGAGCGGCTGCACCGTCGACAGCTGCTCGATCTCCGTGCCGTCGGGCATGGTCAGCTCGGCGATCTTCTTCTTCATGTCGAGGATCGCGTACACCGGCGACTCGAGCTCGCCCGCCACGTCGGCCGTCACGTACACCACCGATTTCAGGTTGCGGCGGTGGTGGCTCTTGTGGCCCACCGACTCCTCGACCTTCACCACGTCCGACAGCGGAATGAGCGCCCCGGCCCGGCTGTAGATGTACAGGTCGCGCAGGCTCTCGGTGCTCGAGCGGTCGGCCACCGGCAGACGCACCGAGATGGGCACCGGTTCGCTGGCCGGATCGATGTGCACCAGGCCGGCGTCGTGGCCGTTGAGGGCCACGCCGAGGGTCATGCTCACCTGCTGGGTGCTGACGCCCCGCACGGCCGCCCGGTCGGTGTCGACCTTCATCTCGTAGCGTTTCTGGTCGCCCTCGACCCACCAGTCGACGTCGACGACGCCCGGCGTGCTCTCGAAGACCTGCTTGATCTGCTCCGCGGCGGCGATGCGCCCCTCGAACGTCGGGCCGTACACCTCGGCCACGAGGGTCGAGAGCACCGGCGGTCCGGGCGGCACTTCGACGACCTTCACCGCGGCGCCGAAGCGGTCGGCGATCGCCACGATGGGGCCGCGCACGCGCTTGGCCAGGGCGTGGCTCTGGTCCGCGCGCTGGTCCTTGTCGACCAGATTGACCTGGATGTCGGCCACGTTCGGCCCCTGGCGCATCATGTAGTGGCGCACCAGGCCGCTGAAGTTCACCGGCGCGGCCGTGCCCGCGTAGATCTGGTAGTCCGTCACCTCGGGCTGGGTGCCCAGGTAGTCGCCGATCTCCCGCGCGAGCTGGGTCGTCGTCTCGAGGGTCGTGCCCTCGGGCGTGTCGATGATGACCTGGAACTCGCTCTTGTTGTCGAAGGGCAGCATCTTCACCTGCACCGTGCGGGTCACGAAGAGCAGGGTCGAGGCGGCCGTCAGCAGGCCGACCACGATCAGCGCCATGACGCCCTTGCGCGGCGAATCGATCAGCGGCCGCACCAGCCGGTTGTAGGTGCGGTAGATGGCCGTGCTGCGCGTCATGTCGTCGTCGACGCCGTCGGCGCCCAGGGTGCCCTCGCCCGGCTGGTCCTCGCGGAAGTGCTGCTTCGGCTTGAGCAGTCGCACCGCGAGCCAGGGCGAGATCGTCAGGGCCACCAGCAGCGAGAAGACCATGGCCAGCGAGGCGCCGATGGGCATGGGGGCCATGTACGGGCCCATGAGTCCCCGCACGAAGGCCATGGGCATCATCGAGGCGATCACCGTCAGCGTGGCCAGGATGGTCGGGTTGCCGACCTCCTGGATGGCGCCGAGGGCGGTCTTCAGCGAGTTGTTGCCCTTCATCTGGAAGTGCCGGTGCATGTTCTCGACCACGATGATCGTGGCGTCGATGACGATACCGGTCACGAGGATCAGCGCGAAGAGCGTCACCCGGTTCAGGGTGTAGCCCAGGATGTAGTAGATGAACAGCGTCAGGCTGAACGTGGTCGGGATCGACAGGAAGATGATCGTCGCGCCGCGCCAGCCCATGGCGAAGAAGACCACGATCACGGCCAGGAAGATGGCCAGGCCGAGGTTCGAGATCAGGTTCTGGGCCTTGTCGCGGGCCGTCTCGCCGTAGTTGCGCGTGACGGTGATGTTCACCTCGCCGGGGATCAGCGTCCCCTCGAGGCGCTCCACCTTCTGCAGGATCGCGTCGGCCACGCGCGAGGCGTCGCTGCCGATGCGCTTGGCGATGGACAGGGTCACGGCCGCGTGCTCGCTGCCCACGCCGAATGCCGCGGTGTCGATGCCGTTCTCGGCGCCGGCGGGGCCGACGCCCAGGAAGGTGTAGCTGTCGATGTCCGCCGGACCGTCGGTGACCGTGGCCACGTCCATCAGGCGCACGGGCCGCTCCATGAACGAGCCGACCACGAGGTTGCCCACGTCGTCGGCCGAGCGCAGGAACGAGCCGGTCTCGACCAGGAACTGGTTGTTGCCCGCGGCGAAGCTGCCCGAGGGCAGGTTCGTGTTCTGCATCTGCAGCGCCGGCAGGATCGACAGGGTCGTGATGTTGAAGGCGGCCATGCGCTGGGGGTCGAGCTCGACGCTCACGGCGCGCTTGCGCCCGCCCATGATCTCGATGACCGACACGTCGCTGATCGAGGCGATCTCGTTGCGCAGCTCGCCGGCGAGCTGGCGCAGGTCGTAGCCCTCGTAGTCATCGCTCCACAGGGTCAGGGTCATCATGGGCACGTCGTCGATGCTGCGCACCTTGATCAGCGGCGGCGCCGTCATGCCCTGGGGCCAGAGGTCGGCGTTGCCGAAGACCTTGTTGTTCAGCCGCGTGATGGCCGCTTCCATGTCGGTGCCCACCAGGTAGCGGGCGGTGGTCATGGCGAAGCTGGGGAAGCTGGCCGAGTACACGTACTCGACGTCCTCGATCTCCCAGATCTTCTGCTCCATGGGCCGCGTGATGAGGTTCTCGACCTCCTCCGGCGTGGCGCCGGGCATCATCACCATCACGTCGATCATCGGCACGACGATCTGCGGCTCCTCCTCGCGCGGCGTCAGCGTCAGGGCGAAGAGCCCGAGCAGCAGCGTCGCGATGATGAGCAGCGGCGTGATCTTCGAGTTGATGAAGACCTGGGCCAGACCCGTCGCGCCCCCGTAGCGGGGCACCTCGGTGTTCTTGTCGCTCATGTCAGTTCACCACCCTGTCGCCCTCGGCGAGGGGCTGCTCGCTGGCCAGGACCACGCTCTCGGTGCCGTCCAGCCCGGCCAGGACCTCGAAGTCCTCGCCCTGGGGGCGGCCGAGGCGGATCCAGCGCAGGTGGGCCGTGCCGTCGGCGGCGACGACCCAGGCCCCGGTCAGCTGGCCGCGGCGGTGGATCGCCGCGGCGGGCACGAGCACCGCGTCACGCGTGCCGACCGGCACGGTCACGCGGGCGAACATGCCGCTCTTCAGGCGCGGGTCCTGCGTGAGCAGGGCGGCCTCGATGTCGTAGGTGCGGCTGCCCGGATTGGCCGTCTGCACGATCTCCGTCAGGGGGACGCTGTACTCGGCGCCGGCCAGCGAGGTGACCTTCACGTCGACCAGCGTGCCGACCGCCACCGCGGCGATGTCCTTCTCGCCCAGGTGGGCGACGACCTTCATGTCGCCCTCGGTCTCGACCCACAGCAGGGGCATGCCCGGGTTCGCCATGTTGCCGGCCTCGATGCTCTTGCGCGTCACCTTGCCGTCGACCGGCGAGCGGATCTCCAGGTAGCTCAGGTGGACCTGCAGCTCCTTCAGCCCGGCCTCGGCCATGCGCACGCCGGCGCGCGCGCGGTCGCGTCCGGTCAGCACGTCGTCGAGCTGCTGCTTCGAGACGGATTTGTCGGCGTACAGGGCCTCGAAGCGTTTGGCCATCTGCTCGGCGTTGGCCAGCACGGCCTTCGCCTCGGCGATGCCCGCCTCGGCCTGGGCCTTCTTGGCCTTCAGGTCGGTGTCGTCGATGCTGATGAGGAGGTCGCCCTTGGCCACGGCCTGGCCTTCCCGGACGTGCACCTCGCGCACCCAGCCCATCATGCGCGTCGACACCATCACCGTGGTGCCGGCCTCGAGGGCGCCGGTGGCCGTCACGACGTCGGGCACGGCGGCCAGGCGGGCCTGGCCGACGGTGGCGCGCACGTCCTTGGCGGCGGCCGCCGCGACCTCGGCCTTGCCGCCGCAGCCGGCTGCGGCGAGGAGCAGGGCCGACAGGGCCAGCAGCGCGACGCCCGACTTGATGTTCCTGTGGTTCGACATGGGAATCGGTCCTCCTGTTACTGCGCCGCGGCGGTCGTTTCGACCCGCGCCGCACCGGCGAATTCGAGGTTGGCCAGGCCGACGCGGTAGTCGTGCATCGCCTGGACGAGGTTGCCTTCGGCCATGGTGGCGGCCGCCTGGGTGTCGAGCAGGTTGACCATGCTGGCCAGCCCCTCGCGGTACTGGTTGGCGACGATGCGCAGGCCCTCGCGCGCGGCCTGCACCGCGTCCCGGGCCACGAGCACCTTCTCGTGGGCCGCCCGCGCGGCAAGCAGGGCCTCGGTGGCCTGCACCTTCGCCTGCCGCGTCTCGAAGTCGACCATGTGCTCGGCCGCGCGCTTCTGCGCCTTGGCCTTCCTGATCTCGCCGATGTTCTGCATGCCGCTGAAGACATCCCAGGTGGCGTACACGCCGAGGGACCAGCTCTTGGCGTCGCTGCCGAAGAGGTCCTCCTGGCTGTAGAGGTCACGCTGGATGCTCGCGTTGATGTGGGGCAGCAGCGAACCGGTGGCCACGCCGACCATGTTGCCGGCGGCGTTGGCCTCTTCGCGCCGGGCCAGGATGTCGTTGCGGTTCGCGGCGGCCGCGAGGTCGAAGCGGCCGTGCAGCGCCAGGGTCGTCGCCGGGTCCGCCCCGGTCTCGGCGACCACGGGCAGCGGCGTGTCGATGGCCGTCAGCAGCTTGATGTTCTCGCCCGCCACGGCCTTCATGTTCCGCACCTGGATGAGCTGCTGCTTCAGCCCGCTGAGGTACACCTTCGCCTGCAGCAGGTCGGCCTCGGTGGCCATCTCGTTGTCGACCATG from bacterium encodes:
- a CDS encoding TolC family protein produces the protein MNRRTILFGVLAALAVGTTAPVVVAQDAAADAPPAPTVPAPVDAAWARLGEVRQDTLYVTRARVIDLALQQNEMLQASGAMTDAAAADAQGAWRAFLPQVRISEFFLRSDDALSSFGFKLQNRSVTPADFNPVLLNDPGETNNFITRFQAMMPIFNGGMGLNGKQAANAMSRAAEFKHARAGETVRYNAIQAWEGLALAAAYEEVMAAAVTSAEGHVRQAQAMVDNEMATEADLLQAKVYLSGLKQQLIQVRNMKAVAGENIKLLTAIDTPLPVVAETGADPATTLALHGRFDLAAAANRNDILARREEANAAGNMVGVATGSLLPHINASIQRDLYSQEDLFGSDAKSWSLGVYATWDVFSGMQNIGEIRKAKAQKRAAEHMVDFETRQAKVQATEALLAARAAHEKVLVARDAVQAAREGLRIVANQYREGLASMVNLLDTQAAATMAEGNLVQAMHDYRVGLANLEFAGAARVETTAAAQ
- a CDS encoding efflux RND transporter periplasmic adaptor subunit, whose amino-acid sequence is MSNHRNIKSGVALLALSALLLAAAGCGGKAEVAAAAAKDVRATVGQARLAAVPDVVTATGALEAGTTVMVSTRMMGWVREVHVREGQAVAKGDLLISIDDTDLKAKKAQAEAGIAEAKAVLANAEQMAKRFEALYADKSVSKQQLDDVLTGRDRARAGVRMAEAGLKELQVHLSYLEIRSPVDGKVTRKSIEAGNMANPGMPLLWVETEGDMKVVAHLGEKDIAAVAVGTLVDVKVTSLAGAEYSVPLTEIVQTANPGSRTYDIEAALLTQDPRLKSGMFARVTVPVGTRDAVLVPAAAIHRRGQLTGAWVVAADGTAHLRWIRLGRPQGEDFEVLAGLDGTESVVLASEQPLAEGDRVVN
- a CDS encoding thioredoxin fold domain-containing protein; its protein translation is MSRLLRAIALTLLTAALCGAPAGAARATDPEEGAVLDAARGEKVGRVPRVPWITGVSWSDIVSRAGDEGRPLLVDFTATWCGPCKLLDVMVFTEKAVIAELDSVVTFQVDIDKPEYAELKARFGVDAVPTIAWCTPDGELVDSFSGYVSSRQFLEIVRGWRQNRSIDRVLSDRQTASPQDVEVLLDVARRQAERGRVREADVLYRRVLNLRHSAPPAEVAQGLLGLARLAQADGRPDEARRLAARVADLAAGGGAPAMGQSDAARTERLLEAALFQESIGDTLGMLASFRTLAERDDRNVVALHGYARATVRTGRELPAGTKAALRATVYGDDDPDVVSTLAACYFARGMVSRAIRWQEKAVAAAPHTQRYRDELDVYRAARGEAPAGRSRRAVRSGH
- a CDS encoding efflux RND transporter permease subunit — its product is MSDKNTEVPRYGGATGLAQVFINSKITPLLIIATLLLGLFALTLTPREEEPQIVVPMIDVMVMMPGATPEEVENLITRPMEQKIWEIEDVEYVYSASFPSFAMTTARYLVGTDMEAAITRLNNKVFGNADLWPQGMTAPPLIKVRSIDDVPMMTLTLWSDDYEGYDLRQLAGELRNEIASISDVSVIEIMGGRKRAVSVELDPQRMAAFNITTLSILPALQMQNTNLPSGSFAAGNNQFLVETGSFLRSADDVGNLVVGSFMERPVRLMDVATVTDGPADIDSYTFLGVGPAGAENGIDTAAFGVGSEHAAVTLSIAKRIGSDASRVADAILQKVERLEGTLIPGEVNITVTRNYGETARDKAQNLISNLGLAIFLAVIVVFFAMGWRGATIIFLSIPTTFSLTLFIYYILGYTLNRVTLFALILVTGIVIDATIIVVENMHRHFQMKGNNSLKTALGAIQEVGNPTILATLTVIASMMPMAFVRGLMGPYMAPMPIGASLAMVFSLLVALTISPWLAVRLLKPKQHFREDQPGEGTLGADGVDDDMTRSTAIYRTYNRLVRPLIDSPRKGVMALIVVGLLTAASTLLFVTRTVQVKMLPFDNKSEFQVIIDTPEGTTLETTTQLAREIGDYLGTQPEVTDYQIYAGTAAPVNFSGLVRHYMMRQGPNVADIQVNLVDKDQRADQSHALAKRVRGPIVAIADRFGAAVKVVEVPPGPPVLSTLVAEVYGPTFEGRIAAAEQIKQVFESTPGVVDVDWWVEGDQKRYEMKVDTDRAAVRGVSTQQVSMTLGVALNGHDAGLVHIDPASEPVPISVRLPVADRSSTESLRDLYIYSRAGALIPLSDVVKVEESVGHKSHHRRNLKSVVYVTADVAGELESPVYAILDMKKKIAELTMPDGTEIEQLSTVQPLTEENYVMKWDGEWHITYEVFRDLGVSFAVVLVIIYLLIVGMFQNFTVPILMMIPIPLTLVGIIPGHLMFGAFFTATSMIGVIALAGIMVRNSVLLIDFIEARLKDGLELKEAVIEAGAVRFLPIALTAGTVVTGSFVMVFDPIFQGLAISLMMGSLLSTVLTVVVIPLAYYLYKRQTEKTYR